A single window of Streptomyces aquilus DNA harbors:
- a CDS encoding gas vesicle protein, with amino-acid sequence MTVVERREIALVDLLDRLLAGGVVITGDITLRIADVDLVRIDLNALISSVNEQVPSPWGELT; translated from the coding sequence TTGACCGTCGTCGAACGCCGAGAGATCGCCCTGGTGGACCTGCTCGACCGGCTGCTGGCCGGCGGGGTCGTCATCACGGGCGACATCACCCTGCGGATCGCGGACGTCGACCTCGTCCGCATCGACCTGAACGCCCTGATCAGTTCCGTGAACGAACAGGTTCCCTCACCCTGGGGAGAGTTGACGTGA
- a CDS encoding gas vesicle protein K, protein MTRARNRLDLEPDTVERDLVKLVLTVVELLRQLMERQALRRFDDGGLTEEQEERIGLTLMLLDERMTELRERYGLRPEDLNLDLGPLGPLLPRD, encoded by the coding sequence GTGACCCGTGCCCGCAACCGGCTCGACCTCGAACCGGACACCGTCGAACGCGACCTCGTCAAACTCGTCCTGACCGTCGTCGAGTTGCTGCGGCAGCTCATGGAACGCCAGGCGCTGCGCCGCTTCGACGACGGGGGACTGACCGAGGAGCAGGAGGAGCGCATCGGGCTGACCCTGATGCTGCTCGACGAGCGCATGACCGAACTGCGCGAGCGGTACGGACTGCGGCCCGAGGACCTGAATCTGGACCTCGGGCCGCTGGGACCGTTGCTGCCCCGGGACTAA
- a CDS encoding methyltransferase domain-containing protein, producing the protein MSRARSKPQETAVYTHGHHESVLRSHTWRTAANSAAYLLGSLKPHMRILDIGCGPGTITADLAELVPDGHVTGADHASGILDQARATAAARGLTNVDFTVADVHALDWPDDTFCVVHAHQVLQHVGDPVQALREMRRVTRPGGLIAVRDSDYAAMTWYPASPGMDDWLDLYRRVARANGGEPDAGRRLKSWALRAGLTDITATSGTWTFATAEERAWWSGLWADRTVASAYAERAVEGGHATAGQLAAIADAWREWGKREDAWFSVLHGEILCRKDV; encoded by the coding sequence ATGTCGAGAGCCAGGTCGAAGCCGCAGGAGACCGCCGTCTACACGCACGGACACCACGAGTCGGTGCTGCGCTCGCACACCTGGCGCACCGCCGCCAACTCCGCGGCGTACCTGCTCGGTTCGCTGAAGCCCCACATGAGGATCCTGGACATCGGCTGCGGCCCGGGCACCATCACCGCCGACCTGGCGGAGCTGGTCCCCGACGGCCATGTCACCGGCGCCGACCACGCCTCCGGCATCCTGGACCAGGCCCGCGCCACGGCCGCCGCACGCGGTCTGACCAACGTGGACTTCACGGTCGCCGACGTGCACGCCCTGGACTGGCCGGACGACACCTTCTGCGTGGTCCACGCCCACCAGGTGCTCCAGCACGTCGGGGACCCGGTGCAGGCGCTGCGCGAGATGAGGCGGGTCACCAGGCCGGGCGGCCTCATCGCCGTCCGCGACTCCGACTACGCGGCCATGACCTGGTACCCGGCGTCCCCGGGCATGGACGACTGGCTGGACCTGTACCGGCGGGTGGCCCGCGCGAACGGGGGCGAGCCGGACGCCGGGCGCCGGCTGAAGTCATGGGCGCTGCGGGCGGGGCTGACCGACATCACCGCGACCTCCGGCACCTGGACCTTCGCGACCGCCGAGGAGCGGGCCTGGTGGAGCGGCCTGTGGGCCGACCGCACGGTGGCGTCGGCGTACGCGGAGCGGGCCGTCGAGGGCGGGCACGCCACGGCCGGGCAGCTGGCGGCGATCGCGGACGCCTGGCGGGAGTGGGGGAAGCGGGAGGACGCGTGGTTCAGCGTGCTGCACGGTGAAATTCTGTGCCGAAAAGACGTCTGA
- a CDS encoding bifunctional phosphatase PAP2/diacylglycerol kinase family protein: MTPDVDLTAPKPGRHAVRDALLALDCRLFEFAAERNWPLAEPVLPRLSRSANHGVLWFAAGAVMAAGRTPRARRAAARGLASLGLASLTINTLGKRSVRRPRPVLDPVPLVRQLKRQPITTSFPSGHAASAAAFATGVALESPAWGAAVGPVAWSVALSRVYTGVHFPSDVLAGAVLGAGAAFAVRGLVPTRAQLGTPPRPRAEVPALPEGEGLVMVANSAAGTAERVRALQAALPRAELVECQPADMRAELEKAATHARVLGVCGGDGSVNAAAEVALRHGLPLAVLPGGTLNHFAYDLGVEGANDLGRAVRGGEAVRVDVGRFHSAGTRGIFLNTCSLGVYPELVRVRDHWSKRIGGWPAGVLAALRVLRADRHPLEAEFDGRTRPLWLLFAGNGTYHRVGLAPGRRLDLADGQLDVRVVHGGRRPATRLLAAALAGPLTRSPVHAAVQVGRLRLAGVAPGTLLAYDGEVTEVASEVTLEKLPEALTVYRPLPGS, encoded by the coding sequence ATGACCCCTGACGTGGACCTCACCGCCCCGAAGCCCGGCCGGCACGCCGTGCGCGACGCGCTGCTGGCCCTCGACTGCCGGCTCTTCGAGTTCGCCGCCGAGCGGAACTGGCCGCTGGCCGAACCCGTCCTGCCGCGGCTGAGCCGCAGCGCGAACCACGGTGTGCTGTGGTTCGCGGCCGGCGCCGTGATGGCGGCCGGCCGTACCCCGCGCGCCCGCCGGGCCGCCGCCCGCGGCCTGGCCTCGCTGGGCCTGGCCTCACTGACGATCAACACCCTCGGCAAGCGGTCCGTACGCCGCCCCCGGCCGGTCCTCGACCCGGTGCCGCTCGTACGGCAGCTGAAGCGGCAGCCGATCACCACGTCCTTCCCGTCCGGGCACGCCGCGTCGGCGGCCGCCTTCGCGACGGGCGTCGCCCTGGAGTCGCCGGCCTGGGGCGCGGCGGTGGGCCCGGTCGCCTGGTCGGTGGCGCTGTCCCGCGTCTACACCGGGGTGCACTTCCCGAGCGACGTGCTGGCGGGCGCCGTGCTGGGGGCGGGCGCCGCGTTCGCCGTACGGGGTCTGGTGCCGACCCGCGCGCAGCTCGGCACTCCGCCCCGGCCGCGCGCGGAGGTGCCGGCGCTGCCCGAGGGCGAGGGGCTGGTGATGGTGGCGAACAGCGCGGCCGGGACCGCCGAGCGGGTGCGCGCGCTACAGGCCGCGCTGCCGCGGGCCGAGCTCGTCGAATGCCAACCCGCCGACATGCGGGCGGAGTTGGAGAAGGCGGCCACGCACGCGCGCGTGCTCGGCGTGTGCGGTGGGGACGGCAGTGTGAACGCGGCCGCCGAGGTCGCCCTGCGGCACGGACTGCCGCTCGCGGTGCTGCCCGGCGGCACACTCAACCACTTCGCCTACGACCTGGGCGTGGAGGGCGCCAACGATCTGGGCCGGGCCGTCCGCGGCGGCGAGGCCGTGCGGGTGGACGTGGGCCGCTTCCACAGCGCCGGGACTCGGGGCATCTTCCTCAACACGTGCAGTCTGGGCGTCTATCCGGAGCTGGTGCGGGTGCGGGACCACTGGTCGAAGCGGATCGGCGGCTGGCCGGCCGGGGTGCTGGCGGCCCTGCGCGTGCTGCGCGCCGACCGGCATCCGCTGGAGGCCGAGTTCGACGGCCGCACCCGTCCGCTGTGGCTGCTGTTCGCCGGCAACGGCACCTACCACCGGGTGGGCCTGGCGCCGGGCCGCCGCCTCGACCTCGCGGACGGGCAGCTGGACGTCCGGGTCGTGCACGGCGGCCGGCGCCCCGCAACCCGGCTGCTCGCCGCCGCCCTGGCCGGCCCGCTCACCCGCTCCCCCGTCCACGCGGCGGTCCAGGTCGGCCGGCTGCGCCTGGCGGGCGTGGCACCGGGCACGCTCCTCGCCTACGACGGTGAAGTCACCGAAGTGGCAAGCGAGGTGACGCTGGAGAAGCTCCCCGAGGCGCTCACGGTGTACCGCCCCCTGCCCGGCAGCTGA
- a CDS encoding histidine phosphatase family protein has protein sequence MRLLLVRHGQTPSNVDFLLDTAIPGAALTPLGERQAAALPEALADEDIEALYASTLVRTQLTAAPLAAARGLDVLVRDGIREISAGDLEMLDGHSEAGRTYMETVFAWSAGDVERRMPGGENGVEALARYDAVIAEAAGGGAGTVAMVSHGAAIRMWVAARADNVDIDFAAARPLDNTGVVILEGSPADGWKALSWAGAVVAGAGPGTEGGPAGRPLDEVE, from the coding sequence ATGCGACTGCTCCTCGTCCGGCACGGCCAGACCCCGTCCAATGTCGACTTCCTCCTCGACACCGCGATACCCGGCGCGGCTCTGACCCCGCTCGGTGAGCGGCAGGCGGCCGCGCTGCCCGAGGCCCTCGCCGACGAGGACATCGAGGCCCTCTACGCCTCCACCCTGGTCCGCACCCAGCTCACCGCCGCCCCGCTGGCCGCCGCCCGCGGCCTGGACGTCCTCGTCCGTGACGGCATCCGGGAGATCTCCGCCGGGGACCTGGAGATGCTGGACGGCCACTCCGAGGCGGGCCGCACGTACATGGAGACCGTCTTCGCCTGGTCGGCCGGGGACGTCGAGCGGCGGATGCCGGGCGGCGAGAACGGCGTGGAGGCCCTCGCCCGCTACGACGCCGTGATCGCCGAGGCCGCCGGCGGTGGCGCCGGGACCGTCGCCATGGTCAGCCACGGCGCGGCGATCCGGATGTGGGTCGCGGCCCGCGCCGACAACGTCGACATCGACTTCGCCGCCGCCCGCCCCCTCGACAACACCGGCGTGGTGATCCTGGAGGGCTCGCCGGCCGACGGCTGGAAGGCGCTGTCGTGGGCGGGCGCCGTGGTGGCCGGTGCCGGACCCGGCACCGAGGGCGGGCCCGCGGGCAGGCCCCTCGACGAGGTCGAATAA